A stretch of DNA from Actinomycetota bacterium:
AGGCCGGCGCGGGCTGTTCGCTCGGCGGCATCGTGCAGTGGGCCTCGGCAGAGGGCGTGGCCGGGTTCGAGTTCGCAGCGGGCGTCCCCGGGACGCTCGGGGGTGCGCTCGTGATGAACGCAGGCACGCGTGACGAATGGATCGGCTCGGTCGTCGAGTCGGTGACGGTACTCGTGCCCGGCCAAGGGCTGCGGCGGCTGCACGGCAACGAGGTCGCGTGGGGCTACCGGTCCACGGACCTGGCGTCGCACGGCGTGGTGGTCGAGGCGGAGCTGCGGGCCGTGCCCGGCGACCGCGACGCGATACGCGCCCGCATGGAGGAGTCGCTCGCGCGCCGCAAGGCGAGCCAGCCGCTCGGCAAGCCGAACGCCGGCAGCGTCTTCCGGAACCCCGAGGGCGACTCGGCCGGGCGGCTGATCGAGTCCGCGGGTCTGAAGGGCGTGCGGATCGGCGGCGCGCGCATCTCGCAGGTCCACGCGAACTTCATCGTCAACGAGGGCGGCGCGAGCGCTCGCGACGTGCTCGAACTGATGCACCTCGCACGCGACCGGGTGAGGGAGGACAGTGGCATCGAGCTCAGGCCGGAGGTCCGGTTCCTCGGGTCGTTCTCCCGGGCGTAGGACCGTCCACATCGATGCCCCCTCCACGATCGACGGGCGGGCGGCCGAAGCGCGGCGCGGTCCGGCGAAGGAGCCGCGGCGGGAGAGCGCGGCCGCGAAGGGGCGGCGTCTGGAACGCGAGCGCCGGGAGCGAAGGCGGACCGCGGCCGGGCGGCTCAAGGTCGGCGCCGTCGTCGCGGGCTGCGTGCTCGGGGCGTGGGCGTGCCTGGCCGTGTATGCGTCGGGCGCCGCGCCGATCACCGCGGTACGGGTCGAGGGCAACGTGCGCCTGACCGCCGAACGCGTCCTGCGTGTCGCGGCCGTCCCGGCCGACGCGACGCTGCTGCGGTTCCCGGCGGCCGAGGTCGAGAAGCGGCTCGAGGCCGACCCGTGGATACTCTCGGCGCAGGTGAGCCGCGTGTTGCCGGACGGGATGCGGATCCGAGTGACCGAACGCCAGCCGGCTGCGCTGGTGGACGACGGCAAGTCGACCTTCTGGCTCGTGGCCGCCGACGGGTATGTGATCGCACGGCGGACCGCGGAGGACACCGGCACGTTGCTGACGATCCGCGACGTGGAGCGTCTGGACGTCGCCACGGGGACGGTGACGGCCTCCGAGGCGCTGCTCAATGCGTTGAAGGTGGTGTCGGGCATGTCCGCGGACCTGCGCTCGCGCGTGCGGATGGTCTCGGCGCCCACCGTGGACAAGACCGCCGTGTACACTGTGGACGGCGTCGAGATCTTCTTCGGTGATGCGACGGACCTCGCCATGAAGG
This window harbors:
- a CDS encoding FtsQ-type POTRA domain-containing protein, yielding MASSSGRRSGSSGRSPGRRTVHIDAPSTIDGRAAEARRGPAKEPRRESAAAKGRRLERERRERRRTAAGRLKVGAVVAGCVLGAWACLAVYASGAAPITAVRVEGNVRLTAERVLRVAAVPADATLLRFPAAEVEKRLEADPWILSAQVSRVLPDGMRIRVTERQPAALVDDGKSTFWLVAADGYVIARRTAEDTGTLLTIRDVERLDVATGTVTASEALLNALKVVSGMSADLRSRVRMVSAPTVDKTAVYTVDGVEIFFGDATDLAMKDAAALKILKEQAGKVVYINVRSVARPTWRGLGDTP
- the murB gene encoding UDP-N-acetylmuramate dehydrogenase is translated as MSADAAFAALAGRTTGALRQDEEMVRHTSYRIGGPADLFAECDTMSDLTTVLAALAEHAVEWTVIGRGTNLLVSDEGYRGAVVVLGREFGRRARAGSLLEAGAGCSLGGIVQWASAEGVAGFEFAAGVPGTLGGALVMNAGTRDEWIGSVVESVTVLVPGQGLRRLHGNEVAWGYRSTDLASHGVVVEAELRAVPGDRDAIRARMEESLARRKASQPLGKPNAGSVFRNPEGDSAGRLIESAGLKGVRIGGARISQVHANFIVNEGGASARDVLELMHLARDRVREDSGIELRPEVRFLGSFSRA